The region GGCTTCCCGACCTCGGCATTGGTGGACGGGCAGGTCAACGACACTCTCGCCTTCTTCGATCTCGACGATCCCGAGCGACTGGCCCTTGCGACCCGGTGGCACCGCGATGATGCAACGCATTGCTACCGCGGCTACTTCCCGCTGCCGAAGGAGCGCGGCTGGGCGCACAACGAAATCTTCGACTTCGGCCCCGCCGTGATCTCCCGCGCGCCCGACGGCCATCCGGTGAAGCGGTTTCTGGAAGAAGGCAACCAGTGGCCTGCGCGCGAACCGCATGACGGCTGGCGCGAGGGATCCGAGGCGCTCTTCGCTGACCTCCACAAGCTGGCCCATGTGGTCATGGCTGCGCTGACCGATGCGCTCGACGATGACGCCGCGACCACGATGGACAAGTTCGGCGACGGCAACGGCACGCTCCGAGCCCTGCACTACCCGCCGCCGCCCGAGGGCTTCATCGCCTGCCACAAGGAAACACTGCCCGAGCGGGTCGATGCGGCCGGCCGGCGAATCATCACCCATCGTCACATTGATGCATGCGTGCTGTCGGTCCTCTGGCAGGACGCGGTCGGTGGGCTGCAGTACGAGAGCCGCGACGGCACCTGGTACGAGGTGCCCGCGGGCTGCGGGCGTCTCTCCATCCACGCCGGACGCGCGATGG is a window of Rhodospirillales bacterium DNA encoding:
- a CDS encoding isopenicillin N synthase family oxygenase, with protein sequence MTQNFPTLEPVELAALFHGDAESQRACGEALLAAFQSANGFVVTGFPTSALVDGQVNDTLAFFDLDDPERLALATRWHRDDATHCYRGYFPLPKERGWAHNEIFDFGPAVISRAPDGHPVKRFLEEGNQWPAREPHDGWREGSEALFADLHKLAHVVMAALTDALDDDAATTMDKFGDGNGTLRALHYPPPPEGFIACHKETLPERVDAAGRRIITHRHIDACVLSVLWQDAVGGLQYESRDGTWYEVPAGCGRLSIHAGRAMELMTGGRIKGTPHRVVGVGQDRCSMGFFLEPDFGAVIGRDDDGNPITYADHMKDDFADLEVYADVMGDAVAA